The Quercus lobata isolate SW786 chromosome 4, ValleyOak3.0 Primary Assembly, whole genome shotgun sequence genome segment TACAGCAATGataaagccttagtcccaaagtTAACTTTGAGTCGGCCATGGATCCTCAACAAGATAAGTTAGGATGGTACACATGTATTattttcctcaattttattCTATACAAAATCATGGTCTTTATTACTTCCTTAATAGTCATGTtaaagtaaataatatatataaattgattagTATTAATTCTTCATTAAAGTTCCCTCAATATAACATTTGGGAAATTGGAccaagaaaaacatacatctaACGCAAAGTAGTCGGGGGATACAATGTCTATAACCAATGTCTCCACGTGAGGCAAATTTTGAAGCAGGCTTGCAATGCCAGCAAGATCCCAGCTGTCCATGCTTGTTTTCATCGTTAGACATTTGCACTTTAACAATGGAGAAGGCAATTGTTTGATTGACATTATAGATAGAACCTATATCCACCAAAGCAAAAGacacaacaaaataagttaAACTGAACATTAGAATAAATGACACGACTAATTGTGAGAGGtgttacgtctacaatattttcacaacacagGTTGTTAcaggttttaatttgaatctacaattaaaattattttgtcgCCCACTAGTAACAGCAAGTAACAACTTgtcacataaaatttgttgtgaaaatgttgtggacataacatttctcattGTAATTTACATCACCCTAAAACAATTGAGCTTACATGATTTACGGAACACTAACTTACATAAATGTCAATATACCATATACGCAGACAATGAAATAAAAGAGGCCTTTTTGGAACCTGGATTTAGAGTTGACAAACTATCATTATTTGGCACTAAAGCAAGTTCCCCTACACCTCACCAGGAAGCTAAATACAGGTGTATATAACTCAATAGTTCAACTCATGAAAATGCAACAATACTATTATGCCCTTTAATTATTGACTGACTACAACTTCCGTTAAAATCAAGATGATCAGCTGAAAAAGCCCAACTCACAACAACTAGAAGCAAGCCATAATCTCAATTTTTCAGAAATTGGCAATACTCAGAAATTGGCAGTTGTGGCGAAACGAACCCAAAGATTGATGCGAAGCTTTAGGTATGGCTTGAACTTGAATTCGACGGAGAAATTTGTGAGTTTAGGAGCTCTGTATCGATGCAGTGTCAAATCCACAGCATGGCGAAAACGGCAGAGCTTACTTTGGAGTTTCCAAAGAAAGTATTTGTGAAACGAAGATAGGGTACGGAGGTCCAAAGATATGTCCATCTTTTGGATAAAACGCATGTTTTGATAGCTTCTTTAGTGTGCAAAGACGAGAGAATAGTGAGGAGGATGCAGTCAGGTAAGTGCTGATTCGATCTTCACCTTCTTCTAAGATTGGTGCGTGTTTGCGGCTTTTGGTTCGATGATCATGGCTCGGTTCACCTTCTTCATCAGAATTATTGGTGGGATAGTATCGGTCAGAATCATACCGGTCTTTGAAGTTGTCGATAGAACCAGAGCTTTCTTCCTCCATTCTCAGTCAGCAAATAGGAAATAGAATAGTGATGTGAGCTTCTTTTACCTTCTGTTCTTCTTTTATAATAGACAAGCAAGCTTGGGTTAACCCACTATGGTTAGTTATTTTGAGCTACGGTTGCACCTTCTAAGCTCAATTTATCGagtgtccaaaacttaaattagaaaataatacagtaattactaattaatttatctGAATATATGAAATGAGAAATTTTAAATGTGTAGCCAAACTATTTTactacatttttaaatttaaatatatattgcCTTTTATATATGCAAAACTACCCATTCTGTCATCTTAAAATCTGGCAAGATTCTAATGGAATGTTGaaatatagaatataatttaaacttaactAAATATAATACATTAAACTAAGGACATGTAAAATTGTAAGGCATCAAAAGTTTATGTGCCAAATTTCATGATGTTAATCTCTAAAGTCAAAATATCTTTGGTTATATAGGTTATAGATAAGTCTAAagacaacaaatttcacaaaaagGTAAAAGGGTAGCTTAAGGATATATTTTCATTATGAATAATATCCCCCCTAAAGTTCTAAACCTAAACAAATGAAtagattttattcttttattaaagGATTATAATAGTTATTATTTAACTCAACTAGTTAGCATTGCTTGCTATTTCTAATGGAAACATATAGGGttcatattaaaattaatataaatcttaTGAATAATATTGGGagtattattacaaattttacaatatttaagCCTTACAATCTAATATCTCAACTTGTAAatacaaaacaataaataaataaattgtttattatgttgttgatgtgATACCAATTACATTTATTATCATGTCAATTTATATGTATTTTGTAATGAAAAGGAACAATAAGAAATTGGATGTATCTAACAAAGTTATTGAAAGTTTAGTTTGAAACGGCAAAGTGattaaaatttaatcaaaaaCTTTAAAGCAACATAACCATTGATATTAACCATGAATATATCCAAATGCAATCTTTACATCACAAAGAAAACTTACAGAGACAAGAAATTGGAAGCTAAAGCAAACTCAtagcaaaattttagttcattgACTAATCTACAGAACAACAATGTATTTAGGAGAATTTGATCATTTAAGATTATCAAACAACTTAAAATGATTTTACAAATATGGAAGCATAACCACTGCATGAGGAAAGGATCTAGGGAAGCTTAATAACTTTTGCGCCACTTGTAGAAAT includes the following:
- the LOC115983152 gene encoding putative F-box/LRR-repeat protein At5g54820 — protein: MRFIQKMDISLDLRTLSSFHKYFLWKLQSKLCRFRHAVDLTLHRYRAPKLTNFSVEFKFKPYLKLRINLWVLSIMSIKQLPSPLLKCKCLTMKTSMDSWDLAGIASLLQNLPHVETLVIDIVSPDYFALDFLDRCYDEVKHWKSKEIYFKSLLQHLKIVKIFGFGNVLHTKEVFISVVQFLLKNAKVQEKMVITKPRFMQN